The genomic interval TCGTTCTATCCGGTCGATTACCAAAGCTGGGTCAACGTCCTCCCCGGCGTGCGCGCGCGGTTTTGGAACGCCGGTCACCTGCTCGGCTCGGCCTCGATCGAAATCGAGATCGACGGCGAGGGACGCTCGTCATCGGCGCTGCGGTTGCTCGCCTCCGGCGATATCGGCCCCGACGGCAAGCTGCTGCAGCCCGATCCGGAAGCGCCTGCGCATTTCGACTACGTGATCTGCGAGTCGACCTATGGCGACCGCGTGCGCGAGCCGACCTCGCCCAAACTCCGCCACGAGCGGCTCGCCGCCGAGGTCAACGCCGCGGCCGCAGCGCGCGGCGCCCTGGTGATTCCGGCATTCGCAGTCGAGCGCACCCAGGAGCTGATCGTCGACCTGATCGACCTGATGGAAAAGGGAACGATCCCGAGCGCGCCGATCTTCCTGGATTCACCACTGGCGATCCGCGCCACCGAAGTGTTCCGCCGCCATGCCGCCGATCTCGACGAAGACGTCGATGTCGAACGGCTGCTGGCCTCGCCGCATCTGCGCTTCACCGAAACGGTGGAAGAGAGCAAGGCGATCGCCAAGCTCAATGGCTTTCACATCATCATCGCCGCCAGCGGCATGTGCGATGCCGGCCGCATCCGCCATCATCTCAAGCGCTGGCTGTGCCGCTCCACCGGTACCGTTCTGTTGGTCGGTTATCAGGCCAACGGCACGCTCGGCCGCTTCCTCGAAGAGGGCGCCAAGGCGGTGCGGATCATGGGCGAAGAAGTCCGCGTCAAAGCCAGGATCCGCCGCATCGACGATTACTCCGGCCATGCCGACGCCGGCGAGCTGACGCGCTGGATCACCGAGCGGCGGCCGATCGATCGCGGGCTGTTCCTCGCCCATGGTGAGGAAACCGCGATCGCCGCCTTGGCGGAGCGACTCGGCGGCGGCGTGCTGCCGGCCGCGAAAATCTTTCAGCCTGTGCTCGACGACGTCTACGAACTCACCACGCCGGTTCCGACCGCGCAGGACGGCAAGCATCGCCGGCGGCTCGAGCCCGAATCAGTGGTCAAGCTCGACTGGCACAACGAGATGTCGAAGCTGCTGCTCGATATCAACGCCAGCGTCGAAGCCGCGGCCGACGAGCGCGCGCGCAGCGTGATCATTCGCCGCCTGCGCCGCGCGCTCGACGACAACGGCAATGGCAACGGCGCGCAGGCGGGGCGGCGTTAGCCCCGTTATGGATCGGACCTCATGGCCTGAATACCATTCGTGCAAGGTTTGATTCACTCTCGGCATTACAACACCGCTGCGCCACCGAATTGCGCGATTCGATTGCAGCTATTCGAATTGCATTCCCCCGAGGGCTGTGTGCTAGACTATCTCGCACATGCACAATCCGGGGGATGCTCGTGAGTGCGAACTATCATGTCGCCGAAGGCGACCAGAATGCACTCGGTCAGTATCTGGTCGCCCGGGCGGCCAGCTGCAGCGCTGATCGACGTCCGCATCTGAAGATCGCCTGCATTCATTGTGGCGCCGAATACGTCGCCGCCGAAGTCAATTTCCATGCGTGCAAATGCCCGGCCTGCCAGAACGGTGCAGGCAACCTGCTGCTCTGAGGCCGTTGCCGCGCCGGACGTTGTCAGCCCGGCGCGCAATACGCATACGCCTCCTGCGTGACCCCGCCATAGCCATAGGCCGCCGCCCGGCAGTCGATGATATGGATATTCGAGTGCGGATGCAGGTCACCGATCAGCTCTGACAGCAGCGCGAACGCCTCGCGGTGATACGCGGCCTTTTCCGCCTTGGTATTGGTCTCGTCGGTAATCGTAACCTCGAGCTTGAATGCGTTCTTGCGCCAGTCGCTGAGCGCACGGCCGGCGATGAACCACTGATCGGCCGGATGATGGCGGATAAACACCGCCGTGCGATCGAGTTCCTTGCGCAGCACCCGGCAGGTGAGTTCGGCGACCGCGGCGGCGAGCCGTCCGGTCAGCGCCGGGTCGAGGGGAAGGGAGACCGTCAGGGTGATGCCGGGCATATCCGCTGCTTTCTGGTGGTGGATGTCGATGCCGATCATGCCGCGGCTCTTTTCTCCTGAAAAACGGGAAGATACGATATCATCCATCTGATTTTCGGGTGGATGATGAGCCGGCTGTTCGACCTCGATCTCCTTAACGCGCTGGTGGTGGTGGCCGAGACCGGCAGCCTGTCGGCGGCAGCGCCTCGCTTATGCCGGTCGCAATCGGCGGTCAGCGAGCAGATCCGCAAGCTGGAGGAGATGTGCGGGCAACCGCTGTTCCGGCGCGGCAAGAGCGGCGCCAGCCTCACCCCCGCCGGCGAACGCCTGATCGGACACGCCCGCCAGCTGCTGGCGCTGAGCGACGCAGCCTATCGGGACATGCACGCCGCCCAGCTCGCCGGCGAACTGCGGCTGGCGATCACCGATTACTTTCGGCCGGGTGCGCTGCCCGGCATCCTGCGCCGCGTGCGCGACAAGTTTCCGCATCTGCGGCTACACGTCTCGATCCGCAAGAGTGCGCTGATCGAGGAGACCGCAGATTCCGATGAATTCGACATCGGCCTGTCGATGGCGATTCTCGACCGTCCGTCGCGGCGGAACGCGGCCAAGCGGATCAAGCTGCGGCGCGAGCCGCTATTGTGGGTCGCCGACCGCTCGTTCGTGATGCCGGACGACGGCGTCCTGCCGCTCGTCGTGCTGCCCGACACCTGCTCGCTGCAGCGCTTCATCGCGCGCACACTGACGGCGCACCGGCTGCCGCACACGGTGATGCACTCGGCCTCCGGCGTGGGAGGACTGCACCTGGCGTTGGCCGCCGGACTCGGGCTGACCTGCCTCAACGCGTCGGCCGTGCCGGCGGACGCCGTGGTGCTGGCCGCAGGCAACCGGCTGCCGCCGCTGCCCGAAGTCGAATTCAGCCTGGTTCCGCCGCGCCGTGACGAGCCGGCGCTGGTCGGCAAGGTGCGCGACATGCTGGCTGAGCAGCTGCGCTGACCGGCGCCGCCGCGCTTCGCTGGGCTGGAATAGTTCTAATCGCGACATTGCGCCGCTGCACTGCCCTGATGGCCTGAGCTAC from Rhodopseudomonas palustris carries:
- a CDS encoding LysR family transcriptional regulator, whose translation is MSRLFDLDLLNALVVVAETGSLSAAAPRLCRSQSAVSEQIRKLEEMCGQPLFRRGKSGASLTPAGERLIGHARQLLALSDAAYRDMHAAQLAGELRLAITDYFRPGALPGILRRVRDKFPHLRLHVSIRKSALIEETADSDEFDIGLSMAILDRPSRRNAAKRIKLRREPLLWVADRSFVMPDDGVLPLVVLPDTCSLQRFIARTLTAHRLPHTVMHSASGVGGLHLALAAGLGLTCLNASAVPADAVVLAAGNRLPPLPEVEFSLVPPRRDEPALVGKVRDMLAEQLR
- a CDS encoding tautomerase family protein, with the protein product MIGIDIHHQKAADMPGITLTVSLPLDPALTGRLAAAVAELTCRVLRKELDRTAVFIRHHPADQWFIAGRALSDWRKNAFKLEVTITDETNTKAEKAAYHREAFALLSELIGDLHPHSNIHIIDCRAAAYGYGGVTQEAYAYCAPG
- a CDS encoding MBL fold metallo-hydrolase; translated protein: MSVTIRFCGAARTVTGSCYLFETKGKRFLVDCGLFQGHKTLKELNYGAFPFRPSEIDAVLLTHAHIDHSGLLPKLVREGFKGRILATRGTIDLCSYMLPDAGSIQESEVMMLNRRNAARGKPEVSPIYTQADAIATLSSFYPVDYQSWVNVLPGVRARFWNAGHLLGSASIEIEIDGEGRSSSALRLLASGDIGPDGKLLQPDPEAPAHFDYVICESTYGDRVREPTSPKLRHERLAAEVNAAAAARGALVIPAFAVERTQELIVDLIDLMEKGTIPSAPIFLDSPLAIRATEVFRRHAADLDEDVDVERLLASPHLRFTETVEESKAIAKLNGFHIIIAASGMCDAGRIRHHLKRWLCRSTGTVLLVGYQANGTLGRFLEEGAKAVRIMGEEVRVKARIRRIDDYSGHADAGELTRWITERRPIDRGLFLAHGEETAIAALAERLGGGVLPAAKIFQPVLDDVYELTTPVPTAQDGKHRRRLEPESVVKLDWHNEMSKLLLDINASVEAAADERARSVIIRRLRRALDDNGNGNGAQAGRR